A single window of Bordetella genomosp. 11 DNA harbors:
- a CDS encoding Bug family tripartite tricarboxylate transporter substrate binding protein, whose protein sequence is MSPNLLNRLGRVLACGAVALAALAPVAGHAADNYPSKPLRFIVPYPPGGPLDTMARMLAEKVRGDLGQPVIVENRAGAGGNIGADLAAKAQPDGYTLVMGAVATHAINPWLFKNLPYDPIKDFAPVTIVASVPNVLVVNVDFAKKNHINSLGDLIAYAKANPGKLNYGSGGNGSAGHLAGELLKARAGVSIEHIPYQGASPAQLALLSGQSDFMFDNLAASAPLIKDGKVKALAVTTKERSSLLPDVPTVEQSGVKDFDLGTWFGVFTTGGTPAAVVDKLNKAYSAALMQPDVRQRLLTMGSEIKPMSPTQFADFVRNEKSKYKEIVQVSGASTN, encoded by the coding sequence ATGTCCCCTAATTTGCTCAACCGCCTGGGCCGCGTGCTGGCGTGCGGTGCGGTCGCGCTGGCCGCCCTGGCGCCTGTCGCCGGCCATGCCGCCGACAACTATCCCAGCAAGCCGCTGCGCTTCATCGTTCCCTACCCCCCTGGCGGTCCGCTGGATACGATGGCCCGCATGCTGGCCGAGAAAGTACGCGGCGACCTGGGCCAGCCGGTCATCGTGGAAAACCGCGCCGGCGCGGGCGGCAATATCGGCGCCGACCTGGCGGCCAAGGCGCAGCCGGACGGCTATACGCTGGTGATGGGCGCGGTGGCCACGCATGCCATCAATCCCTGGCTGTTCAAGAACCTGCCCTACGACCCGATCAAGGACTTCGCGCCGGTGACGATCGTGGCGTCGGTGCCCAATGTGCTGGTCGTCAACGTCGACTTCGCCAAGAAGAACCACATCAACAGCCTGGGTGATCTGATCGCCTATGCCAAGGCCAATCCGGGCAAGCTGAACTACGGCTCCGGAGGCAACGGCAGCGCGGGACATCTGGCCGGCGAACTCCTGAAGGCGCGCGCGGGCGTCAGCATCGAGCACATCCCCTATCAGGGCGCGTCCCCGGCCCAGTTGGCATTGCTGTCGGGCCAGTCGGACTTCATGTTCGATAACCTGGCGGCGTCCGCGCCCCTGATCAAGGACGGCAAGGTGAAGGCGCTGGCCGTGACGACCAAGGAACGTTCTTCGCTGCTTCCCGACGTCCCGACCGTCGAGCAATCCGGCGTCAAGGATTTCGACCTGGGCACGTGGTTCGGCGTGTTCACCACGGGTGGCACGCCGGCCGCCGTGGTCGACAAGTTGAACAAGGCATACAGCGCGGCGCTGATGCAGCCGGATGTACGCCAGCGGCTGCTGACCATGGGTTCAGAAATCAAGCCCATGTCGCCCACGCAGTTCGCCGACTTCGTGCGCAACGAGAAGAGCAAGTACAAGGAAATCGTCCAGGTCTCGGGCGCCAGCACGAACTGA
- a CDS encoding amino acid ABC transporter ATP-binding protein: MADAIIRMQDVNKWYGQFHVLRNINLDVAPGERIVICGPSGSGKSTLIRCINRLEEHQQGHIVVSGTELTNDLKHIEIIRREVGMVFQHFNLFPHLTVLENLTLGPMWVLKKPRAEAEATALKFLERVRIPEQANKFPGQLSGGQQQRVAIARSLCMNPKIMLFDEPTSALDPEMVKEVLDVMVKLAEESGVTMLCVTHEMGFARKVADRVIFMDRGEIIEQNTPDEFFDHPQNERTKLFLSQILH; the protein is encoded by the coding sequence ATGGCCGACGCTATTATCCGTATGCAGGATGTGAACAAGTGGTACGGCCAGTTCCACGTCCTGCGCAATATCAACCTGGACGTCGCGCCGGGCGAACGCATCGTCATTTGCGGTCCATCCGGGTCGGGCAAATCGACCCTGATCCGTTGCATCAACCGGCTGGAAGAACATCAACAGGGCCATATCGTTGTCAGCGGCACCGAGCTCACCAACGACCTCAAGCATATCGAAATCATCCGCCGCGAAGTCGGCATGGTCTTCCAGCATTTCAATCTGTTCCCGCACCTGACCGTCCTGGAGAACCTGACCCTGGGGCCCATGTGGGTGCTGAAGAAACCGCGCGCCGAGGCGGAAGCCACCGCGCTGAAGTTCCTGGAGCGCGTGCGCATCCCGGAGCAGGCCAACAAGTTTCCCGGCCAGTTGTCCGGCGGCCAGCAGCAGCGTGTGGCGATCGCCCGTTCGCTGTGCATGAACCCGAAGATCATGCTGTTCGACGAGCCGACTTCCGCGCTGGACCCGGAGATGGTCAAGGAAGTGCTGGACGTGATGGTCAAGCTGGCCGAGGAAAGCGGCGTGACCATGCTATGCGTGACCCACGAGATGGGTTTTGCCCGCAAGGTCGCCGATCGCGTGATCTTCATGGATCGCGGCGAGATCATCGAGCAGAACACGCCGGACGAATTCTTCGATCATCCGCAAAACGAGCGGACGAAACTCTTCCTTAGCCAGATCCTGCACTGA
- a CDS encoding cell division ATP-binding protein FtsE codes for MIEFQHVFKSYGRGRNILADINFRITAGEFVFVSGPSGAGKSTLLKLIGGLEPPSRGSIQVNGQRLDKLPQRARPYLRRAVGVILQDTHLLYDRNAFENVMLPLAVIGQPWDSAAARARAALDKVGLSGKETLNPIELSGGEQQRLAIARAIVNRPAILIADEPTANLDHESALRIMNVFRDFNRVGVTTLIASHDQELMAHYAQRVLRIEPGRFADLSKEGQA; via the coding sequence ATGATCGAATTCCAGCACGTTTTCAAATCGTATGGACGCGGCCGCAACATCCTGGCCGACATCAACTTCCGCATCACCGCGGGCGAGTTCGTTTTCGTATCGGGGCCGTCGGGCGCCGGCAAATCCACCCTGCTGAAACTGATCGGCGGGCTGGAGCCGCCCAGCCGGGGTTCCATCCAGGTGAACGGACAGCGGCTGGACAAGCTGCCGCAGCGCGCGCGCCCTTACCTGCGGCGCGCGGTCGGCGTCATCCTGCAGGACACGCACCTGCTCTATGACCGCAATGCCTTCGAAAACGTCATGCTGCCGCTGGCGGTGATCGGCCAGCCCTGGGACTCGGCCGCCGCCCGCGCCCGCGCCGCCCTCGACAAAGTGGGCCTGTCCGGCAAGGAAACCCTGAACCCCATCGAACTGTCGGGCGGCGAACAGCAGCGCCTGGCCATCGCGCGCGCCATCGTCAATCGCCCCGCCATCCTGATCGCCGACGAACCGACCGCCAACCTGGACCACGAAAGCGCGCTACGCATCATGAACGTGTTTCGCGACTTCAACCGGGTCGGCGTCACGACGCTGATCGCCTCCCACGACCAGGAATTGATGGCGCATTACGCCCAGCGCGTCCTGCGCATCGAACCGGGCCGCTTCGCCGATCTGTCCAAGGAGGGGCAAGCATGA
- a CDS encoding amino acid ABC transporter permease, which translates to MNASGQPPRQEDVDPRSLPLSSIDGLPSPVPGGPAGAASPAVDALPPPASQTGPIGWLRSRLFSSPLNILLTVLIAWFLLLAVPALLEWLLVKANFSATTAQECRASGGACWAFIREKHRLILFGTYPYDEQWRPLLATIVLIAIIICSGIRRFWTPMLGVWWVVSLAVVALLMWGGVFGLTYVENERWGGLPLTLILATFGIAFAFPFGVLLALGRRSRLPAIKALCVVYIELIRGVPLISLLFMSSVMLPLFLPEGFSIDKLLRAQIAIIMFAAAYIAETVRGGLQAIPKGQYEGAASLGLTYWQQMRKIILPQALRIVIPPLVSIFISLFKDTSLVVIIGIFDLTLAAKAALSDAAWRGFGVEAYLFIAFIYFIFCFSMSKYSQALERRLAQGYQR; encoded by the coding sequence ATGAACGCGTCCGGCCAGCCGCCCCGCCAGGAAGACGTCGATCCGCGCAGCCTGCCGCTGTCCTCGATCGACGGATTGCCGTCACCGGTCCCCGGCGGGCCGGCCGGCGCGGCCTCGCCCGCCGTGGATGCCTTGCCGCCGCCGGCAAGCCAGACCGGCCCGATAGGCTGGCTGCGATCGCGGCTGTTTTCCTCGCCCCTGAACATCCTGCTGACGGTACTGATCGCCTGGTTCCTGCTGCTGGCCGTCCCGGCGCTGTTGGAATGGCTGCTGGTCAAGGCGAACTTCTCGGCGACCACCGCGCAGGAGTGCCGCGCGTCCGGTGGCGCCTGCTGGGCCTTCATCCGGGAAAAGCACCGGCTGATTCTGTTCGGCACCTATCCTTACGATGAGCAGTGGCGTCCGCTGCTGGCCACCATCGTCCTGATCGCGATCATTATCTGTAGCGGCATCCGGCGTTTCTGGACGCCGATGCTGGGCGTGTGGTGGGTCGTCAGCCTGGCGGTGGTGGCGCTGCTGATGTGGGGCGGCGTGTTCGGCCTGACCTACGTGGAAAACGAGCGCTGGGGCGGCCTGCCGCTGACGCTGATACTCGCCACTTTCGGTATCGCCTTCGCGTTTCCGTTCGGCGTGTTGCTGGCGCTGGGGCGGCGCTCGCGCCTGCCCGCCATCAAGGCGCTGTGCGTGGTGTACATCGAACTGATACGGGGCGTGCCGCTGATCAGCCTGCTGTTCATGTCCTCGGTCATGCTGCCGCTATTCCTGCCGGAAGGCTTTTCCATCGACAAGCTGCTGCGTGCCCAGATCGCCATCATCATGTTCGCCGCGGCCTATATCGCGGAGACCGTGCGCGGCGGCCTGCAGGCGATCCCGAAGGGCCAGTACGAAGGCGCGGCTTCGCTGGGCCTGACCTACTGGCAGCAGATGCGCAAGATCATCCTGCCGCAGGCATTGCGCATCGTGATCCCGCCGCTGGTGAGCATTTTCATTTCGCTGTTCAAGGATACGTCGCTGGTGGTCATCATCGGCATCTTCGACCTGACGCTGGCGGCCAAGGCTGCGCTGTCCGACGCCGCCTGGCGCGGATTCGGCGTCGAGGCCTATCTGTTCATCGCATTCATCTACTTTATTTTCTGCTTCTCGATGTCCAAGTACAGCCAGGCGCTGGAGCGCAGGCTGGCCCAGGGTTATCAACGATAG
- a CDS encoding amino acid ABC transporter substrate-binding protein has translation MKTWKTAALGAALLALCGAAHAGATFDNVKKKGFVQCGVSTGVPGFSAADSKGEWKGLDVDMCRAIAATMFNDASKFKVTPLNTQQRFTALQSGEIDVLTRNTTETLTRDTTLGLIGTGVNYYDSQGVMVSKELGVKSAKELNGATVCVQPGTTTELNLADWFRSNKIDFKPVVIEKYDEIVRAFSSGRCDAFTTDKSQLASTRTTLENPDKYIILPEDFSKEPLGPMVRQDDVQWFNVVRWALNAMLEAEEYGVKSDNVEAMLKSTNPNVQRILGVTPGMGKNLGVDDKWAYNIIKQVGNYGESFERNLGQDSPMKLPRGLNAQWKQGGLMYGWPIR, from the coding sequence ATGAAGACCTGGAAAACGGCCGCGCTGGGCGCCGCCTTGCTGGCCCTGTGCGGTGCGGCCCACGCCGGCGCGACCTTCGACAACGTCAAGAAAAAGGGTTTCGTCCAGTGCGGCGTCTCGACCGGCGTGCCGGGCTTTTCCGCCGCCGACAGCAAGGGGGAATGGAAGGGACTGGATGTGGATATGTGCCGCGCCATCGCGGCAACCATGTTCAACGATGCGAGCAAGTTCAAGGTCACGCCGTTGAATACCCAGCAGCGCTTCACCGCGCTGCAGTCCGGCGAGATCGATGTCCTGACGCGCAACACGACGGAAACCCTGACGCGCGACACGACCCTCGGCCTGATCGGCACCGGCGTCAATTATTACGACAGCCAGGGCGTGATGGTTTCCAAGGAGCTGGGGGTCAAGAGCGCCAAGGAGTTGAACGGCGCGACGGTGTGCGTGCAACCCGGCACCACCACCGAACTGAACCTGGCCGATTGGTTCCGCTCCAACAAGATCGACTTCAAGCCGGTCGTCATCGAAAAATACGATGAGATCGTGCGGGCGTTTTCGTCCGGTCGCTGCGATGCCTTCACTACCGACAAGTCGCAGCTTGCCTCCACGCGTACCACGCTGGAGAACCCGGACAAGTACATCATCCTGCCGGAGGACTTCTCCAAGGAGCCGCTCGGCCCCATGGTGCGTCAGGACGATGTCCAGTGGTTCAACGTGGTGCGCTGGGCCCTGAACGCCATGCTGGAAGCCGAGGAATACGGCGTCAAGTCGGATAACGTCGAGGCGATGCTGAAAAGCACCAATCCCAATGTGCAGCGCATCCTGGGCGTGACGCCGGGCATGGGCAAGAACCTGGGCGTGGACGACAAATGGGCCTACAACATCATCAAGCAGGTCGGCAATTACGGTGAAAGCTTCGAACGCAATCTCGGGCAGGACAGCCCGATGAAGCTGCCTCGCGGCCTGAACGCCCAATGGAAGCAGGGCGGCCTGATGTACGGTTGGCCCATCCGTTGA
- a CDS encoding zinc-binding alcohol dehydrogenase family protein: MRAIVLEKFGGLDSLVYQDIPEPEPKDGHVVIEIKAFGINHAEMHMRRGEWAEAASVSGIECVGVVKSCPGGEFPVGAKVAALMGGLGRTINGSYAEYTRAPVSNVALIDADLPWDVLAAIPETYATAWTCLFRNLDLRDGQTLVIRGATSAFGQAAVKLAVNAGARVIATTRNPQRFEMLRALGAERVEQEGPDLSRRIAEAGQLDAVLDLVGNSTILDSLAMLRRGGKACLAGWLGGLAPIADFNPLLQMASGVYLTFFGSFVFGTPGFPLSDVPLRDIARDVAAGRLQVRPSRVFGFEEIHEAHRVMEANEAVGKMVVVHR, translated from the coding sequence ATGCGTGCAATCGTTCTCGAAAAATTCGGCGGGCTGGACAGTCTCGTCTATCAGGACATCCCGGAACCCGAGCCCAAAGACGGCCATGTGGTCATCGAGATCAAGGCCTTCGGCATCAACCATGCGGAAATGCATATGCGGCGCGGCGAATGGGCCGAGGCCGCGTCCGTCAGCGGCATCGAATGCGTGGGTGTGGTGAAGTCCTGCCCCGGCGGGGAATTCCCGGTGGGGGCGAAGGTGGCGGCATTGATGGGCGGCCTGGGCCGCACCATCAACGGCAGCTATGCCGAGTACACACGGGCGCCCGTCTCCAACGTCGCGCTGATCGACGCCGACCTGCCGTGGGACGTGCTGGCCGCAATCCCGGAAACCTATGCAACCGCGTGGACCTGCCTGTTTCGCAACCTGGATCTGCGGGACGGCCAGACGCTCGTGATACGCGGCGCGACCTCGGCCTTCGGCCAGGCCGCGGTGAAGCTGGCGGTCAATGCGGGCGCGCGCGTCATCGCGACGACGCGCAATCCCCAGCGCTTCGAGATGCTGCGGGCGCTGGGCGCCGAGCGGGTCGAACAGGAAGGACCGGACCTGTCCAGGCGCATCGCCGAAGCCGGGCAGCTGGACGCGGTGCTGGACCTGGTGGGCAACAGCACCATCCTGGATTCCCTGGCGATGCTGCGACGCGGTGGCAAGGCGTGCCTGGCGGGTTGGCTGGGTGGCCTGGCGCCCATCGCGGATTTCAATCCCCTGCTGCAAATGGCCAGCGGCGTGTACCTGACGTTCTTCGGCAGTTTCGTGTTCGGCACGCCGGGATTCCCGCTGTCGGATGTGCCCTTGCGGGACATCGCCAGGGATGTGGCGGCGGGGCGCCTGCAAGTGCGGCCGTCGCGCGTATTCGGCTTCGAGGAAATCCATGAGGCCCATCGGGTGATGGAAGCCAATGAAGCCGTGGGAAAGATGGTTGTGGTCCACCGTTAG
- a CDS encoding CGNR zinc finger domain-containing protein codes for MHEHNHPPAIFIADATALDFLNSIATPVDTTIDWIDSGEGLLAWLEQAGLVPSGELAALRARAMPGELDGVAAQARALREWFREFVRQHMGRPLTQDALQALQPLNRLLERDESYTQVVVGSLAAAGTDDADAATADTPAASPADATGALRLQVTRRWRSPESLLLPIGEALARFVASEDFTYVKHCEGARCTLLFADHTRGHRRRWCSTAVCGNRAKVAAHRQRARQASAR; via the coding sequence ATGCACGAGCACAACCACCCGCCGGCGATCTTCATCGCCGACGCGACGGCCCTGGATTTCCTGAACTCGATCGCCACGCCGGTCGATACGACAATCGACTGGATCGATAGCGGGGAAGGATTGCTTGCGTGGCTGGAACAGGCCGGCCTGGTACCGTCCGGCGAGCTCGCGGCGCTGCGCGCGCGCGCCATGCCGGGCGAACTGGACGGCGTCGCCGCCCAGGCCCGGGCCTTACGGGAATGGTTCAGGGAGTTCGTACGGCAACACATGGGCCGCCCGCTTACGCAGGACGCCCTGCAGGCGCTGCAACCGCTGAATCGTCTGCTGGAGCGCGACGAAAGCTATACGCAGGTGGTCGTTGGCAGCCTTGCGGCGGCCGGGACGGACGATGCGGACGCCGCCACCGCGGACACGCCGGCCGCTTCGCCCGCCGACGCGACCGGCGCGTTGCGGTTACAGGTCACGCGCCGCTGGCGTTCGCCGGAATCGCTGCTGTTGCCCATCGGCGAGGCGCTCGCGCGCTTCGTCGCCAGCGAGGATTTCACGTACGTGAAGCACTGCGAGGGCGCCCGTTGCACCCTGCTGTTCGCCGATCACACGCGCGGCCACCGCCGCAGATGGTGCAGCACCGCCGTGTGTGGCAATCGCGCCAAGGTCGCCGCGCATCGCCAGCGCGCCCGGCAGGCCAGCGCGCGCTAG
- a CDS encoding amino acid ABC transporter permease — translation MTPAPKSPPTAAPVRKLSWNDPGVRAIVYQVIAVSAVAWLVWFLVSNTLNNLSSRHISTGFGFLGREAGFAIGETPISYTPADTYGRAIVVGLINTLRAAVIGIVLATLIGTLIGIARLSRNWLIAKLASIYVEVMRNIPLLLQLFFWYALITENMPGPRQAHQPLPGVFLSNRGLKLPTLQGDALDWVLGGLGLAIVAILLLAHWGNKRREATGRIFPLARWALALLILLPVLGWLISGASLKLDVPVLRGFNFSGGMTLSPEFAALLAGLVSYTAAFVAEVVRSGVQAVNIGQWEAAGSLGLRRGLVLRLVVLPQALRVIIPPMTSQYLNLTKNSSLAVAIGYPDIVSVVNTTLNQTGQAIEGILIIMGAYLTVSLSISVLMNWYNKRIALVER, via the coding sequence ATGACCCCCGCTCCGAAATCCCCTCCGACTGCGGCACCTGTCCGCAAGCTGTCCTGGAACGATCCGGGGGTGCGCGCCATCGTGTACCAGGTCATCGCCGTGTCGGCCGTGGCCTGGCTCGTGTGGTTCCTCGTATCGAATACGCTGAACAATCTCTCGTCGCGCCATATTTCGACCGGCTTCGGCTTCCTGGGGCGGGAGGCCGGTTTTGCCATCGGCGAGACGCCGATCTCCTACACGCCGGCCGATACCTACGGCCGGGCCATCGTCGTGGGGCTGATCAACACCTTGCGCGCGGCGGTGATCGGGATCGTGCTGGCGACTCTCATCGGCACGCTGATCGGTATCGCGCGCCTGTCGCGCAATTGGCTGATCGCCAAGCTGGCGTCGATCTACGTCGAAGTCATGCGCAATATTCCGCTGCTGCTGCAGCTGTTCTTCTGGTATGCGCTGATCACCGAAAACATGCCGGGTCCGCGCCAGGCGCATCAGCCGCTGCCCGGGGTCTTTCTTTCCAATCGCGGGTTGAAACTGCCGACGCTGCAGGGCGATGCCCTGGACTGGGTGCTCGGCGGCCTGGGGCTGGCGATCGTCGCCATCCTGTTGCTGGCGCATTGGGGCAATAAGCGGCGCGAAGCGACGGGCCGCATTTTCCCGCTGGCGCGCTGGGCGCTGGCGCTTCTGATCCTGTTGCCGGTGCTGGGATGGCTGATCAGCGGCGCGTCGCTCAAGCTGGACGTCCCCGTGTTGCGCGGTTTCAATTTCTCCGGCGGCATGACCCTGTCTCCGGAATTCGCGGCGCTGCTGGCGGGACTGGTCAGCTATACGGCGGCTTTCGTCGCCGAAGTCGTGCGGTCGGGCGTGCAGGCGGTGAACATCGGCCAATGGGAAGCCGCCGGTTCGCTGGGACTGCGCCGCGGCCTGGTGCTGCGGCTGGTGGTCCTGCCGCAGGCGCTGCGCGTCATCATCCCGCCGATGACCAGCCAATACCTGAACCTGACCAAGAATAGTTCGCTGGCGGTCGCGATCGGCTACCCCGATATCGTATCCGTCGTGAATACCACCTTGAACCAGACCGGCCAGGCCATCGAAGGCATCCTGATCATCATGGGCGCCTATCTGACCGTCAGCCTGTCGATTTCCGTCCTGATGAACTGGTACAACAAGCGCATCGCGCTGGTGGAGCGCTAG
- the maiA gene encoding maleylacetoacetate isomerase, protein MQLYSFFNSSTSYRVRIALALKGLDPEYRPINIRTLEHRAADYMDRNPSGSVPLLSDGEMDLGQSLAIIDYLDSTHPEPLLIPRDIERRARVLELSSVIACDIHPVNNLRILRYLTDVLGVSAEQKDAWYRHWVADGMRAVEGLLARHGHGPYCFGEAPTLADVCLVPQIANAQRMGCDMSAYPRAMAVYAHCDAQPAFQRAAPARQPDFIK, encoded by the coding sequence ATGCAACTCTATAGTTTCTTCAACAGTTCGACTTCCTATCGGGTCCGCATCGCGCTGGCCCTGAAAGGCCTGGACCCGGAATACCGGCCCATCAACATCCGCACGCTGGAACACCGCGCGGCAGACTACATGGACCGGAACCCGTCCGGCTCCGTGCCGCTGCTGAGCGATGGCGAGATGGACCTGGGCCAGTCGCTGGCGATCATCGACTACCTGGACAGCACCCATCCGGAGCCGCTGCTGATTCCCCGCGACATCGAGCGGCGTGCGCGCGTGCTGGAGCTGAGCAGCGTCATCGCCTGCGATATCCATCCGGTCAACAACCTGCGCATCCTGCGCTATCTCACCGACGTGCTGGGCGTGTCGGCGGAACAGAAGGATGCCTGGTACCGGCACTGGGTGGCGGACGGCATGCGGGCGGTGGAAGGGCTGCTGGCCCGTCATGGGCACGGCCCCTACTGCTTCGGCGAAGCGCCCACGCTGGCCGATGTCTGCCTGGTGCCGCAGATCGCCAACGCGCAACGCATGGGCTGCGATATGTCGGCCTATCCGCGCGCCATGGCGGTCTACGCGCATTGCGACGCGCAGCCGGCCTTCCAGCGCGCGGCGCCGGCCAGGCAGCCGGACTTCATCAAATAG
- a CDS encoding SDR family oxidoreductase — protein MEMHKSVAIVTGASQGIGRATALRLARDFDAIALVARNRANLDDTAAAVRAAGAEALVIGADLADPSAPAIVVDATVTAFGGIDALLNIAGAVPQIDLFEMSDRQWDDGMALKLHGARRLTIAAWPHLRTSKGAVVLMSGNTAEQPKAPSAAVGAINAAIAALAKAFADRGIADGVQVNSVLPGAVMTARRRAFLEQSAPRRNMTLEQAMATFPREAGIARYGQAEEIAELMAFLVSPGARWLTGAALRMDGGEVRTV, from the coding sequence ATGGAAATGCATAAATCGGTGGCGATCGTGACGGGCGCCAGCCAAGGGATCGGGCGAGCGACCGCGTTGCGCCTGGCGCGGGACTTCGACGCCATTGCGCTGGTTGCGCGCAACCGCGCCAACCTGGACGACACCGCCGCGGCGGTGCGGGCGGCCGGAGCCGAGGCCCTGGTCATCGGCGCCGACCTGGCGGACCCGTCCGCGCCCGCCATCGTGGTCGATGCCACCGTGACGGCGTTCGGCGGTATCGACGCGCTGCTGAATATCGCGGGCGCGGTGCCTCAGATCGATCTGTTCGAGATGTCCGACCGGCAATGGGATGACGGCATGGCCTTGAAGCTGCATGGCGCGCGTCGGCTGACCATCGCTGCCTGGCCGCATCTGCGGACGTCGAAAGGGGCGGTGGTGCTGATGTCGGGAAATACCGCCGAACAACCGAAAGCCCCGTCCGCGGCGGTCGGGGCCATCAATGCGGCGATCGCTGCGCTGGCCAAGGCGTTCGCCGATCGCGGGATCGCGGATGGCGTGCAGGTCAACAGTGTCCTGCCGGGAGCCGTCATGACGGCGCGCCGCCGCGCCTTCCTGGAGCAATCGGCGCCACGGCGGAACATGACGCTGGAGCAAGCGATGGCGACCTTCCCGCGGGAGGCGGGGATCGCGCGATACGGCCAGGCCGAAGAGATCGCCGAACTGATGGCGTTCCTGGTTTCGCCGGGCGCGCGCTGGCTGACGGGCGCGGCGTTGCGCATGGACGGCGGGGAAGTCCGGACGGTATGA
- a CDS encoding alpha/beta fold hydrolase: protein MTTTYRRTQAGGLNVFYREAGTPGAPKLLLLHGFPTSSHMFRDLIPLLARDFHIVAPDLPGFGQTDMPSREVFDYTFDNFARVIEAFTEAVGFDRYAMYVFDYGAPTGFRLALRHPERIRAIITQNGNAYEEGLSEGWNPIQAYWRDPSPQNRQALRALLAPETTLWQYTHGVADPAAVSPDGYSLDDHYLARPGADEIQLDIFGDYKTNVALYPEFQAYFRRHQPPLLAVWGRNDPFFLPPGAEAFKRDIPAATVRFFDTGHFALETHAGEIAGEIRAFLHSLA, encoded by the coding sequence ATGACGACGACTTATCGCCGCACCCAGGCCGGTGGCCTGAATGTGTTCTATCGCGAGGCGGGCACGCCGGGCGCGCCCAAGCTGCTGCTGCTGCACGGCTTCCCCACGTCCAGCCATATGTTCCGCGACCTGATTCCTTTACTGGCGAGGGATTTCCACATCGTCGCGCCCGATCTGCCGGGCTTCGGCCAGACCGACATGCCGTCGCGCGAGGTCTTCGATTACACCTTCGACAACTTCGCGCGTGTGATCGAAGCCTTCACCGAGGCGGTCGGCTTCGATCGCTATGCGATGTACGTATTCGACTATGGCGCACCGACGGGCTTTCGCCTCGCGCTGCGCCACCCGGAACGCATCCGCGCCATCATCACGCAGAACGGCAACGCGTATGAAGAAGGCTTGAGCGAAGGCTGGAATCCGATCCAGGCGTACTGGCGCGATCCTTCGCCGCAGAATCGCCAGGCCTTGCGCGCGCTGCTGGCACCGGAAACCACGCTGTGGCAATACACGCACGGCGTCGCCGATCCGGCCGCGGTATCGCCGGATGGCTATAGCCTGGACGATCATTACCTCGCGCGGCCGGGCGCCGACGAAATCCAGCTGGACATCTTTGGCGATTACAAGACCAACGTCGCCCTGTATCCCGAATTCCAGGCGTACTTCCGCCGTCACCAGCCGCCGCTGCTGGCGGTGTGGGGCAGGAACGACCCCTTCTTCCTGCCGCCTGGCGCCGAGGCCTTCAAGCGCGACATCCCGGCGGCCACGGTGCGGTTTTTCGATACGGGGCACTTCGCCCTCGAAACGCACGCCGGCGAGATCGCCGGCGAGATCCGCGCCTTCCTGCATTCCCTCGCGTGA